ATCAACATATAAtgctaatttttgaaatttcacacATACTTCACACGGCATTGAACCAACTTACAAATAAAGAAAACGAAAAtgcataaaaaaaaaatatattaccaATCGCGATTGATAGAagatgacggagaagatgaaggagcagaagTTTAACTGAGATTGCAGTTTGCATACGAGGAAGATGAAGAAGCGCAGAACTCTGAACGGATGAAATAAGGGTTTTCGTCGATTTTGGGATTATACAAGAAATAGAGAAAGGGTAATTGCGTCTTTTCCCCCttaatagtggctatttttgataagcattttaaatagtggataaaaattaaatacacctTTATTTAGTGACTACTACACGCCATTTTTACACAAGATCAGAGAGTTGAGGCCTACATGTCGATAGATTTTGGACACGTCTCAAGACGAGAAATTAATTGATATCGTGCTAAGGAGAGAAATTTGACTAGGTAGAGAAAACTAGTTGAAAAATGAAACGTTTTTTTATATACGTGTCATTTTCATGACTCAGCTGCATCTTGTTTCCACACGAAAAAAATAGCAGCAAACCCTAACCTTCTTCGCCCTCACTGCAATTTCAAAACCATTCTCCGCCTCATCAGTTTGAACTTGAGATTTATTAGATAGACAAATCAGATtaacaaatgcaaacaaacaaaatGCAGATATATACTTACACGTATACACACATGTATCATACGTTTCGGGTCAATCCTTCACGAGTTCCTTCCACAGATTACAAAAATACAGTACACTACACACTGAGTAAGAGTTGTTTTGGCTCGCCTCCTATAAATGCCATTGTCTCTCTGTGTAACGGTTGCACATCTGGGATTGTCAGCGAAGTCGATGGCGATTCCCCCGAGAAATGCAGGCGAAGGTTTTATCCTCTGCTGATTAATTCTTCCTAGTCATCTTCTTGTAAGAAATCTCAGACGTTTTGGCCCAAAGACGGTGTGTGGGAATCAGTTTGGTTGAGATGGCTGATCCTGATTCGTCAGCATCGGGTGAGCCATCTAACGCGCCTGTGCCGGTGGTTGGAGCAATTTCTATATCTGGAAGGCAGCGTTCAATGGAAGATGCGATTTCAGTTAGACCTAATCTTTGCTCGCCCAATCTCAGTCGCGGCCGACCCATTGATTTCTTTGCTGTTTACGATGGACATGGTGGACCTCATGTAATTCTCCACCTTTTTTATCATTCACTTTTCTTCTTTGACCATTTTGACTTCACTTGATAATTTTCAAACTCCAATTGACAGATTTCAGTACTAAACCTAGATTAATTATTTAAACTAGTACAAtacatttttttttaacaaattcATAAACGTTCAAGTTTAACCCTTGATAACCTAAAAGTAATAGATCTTTCTAATAATTGTTTGGCCTCTTAAAAATATACTTCTTCTATGGAATATACGGTATTAACAATCCGCGTAAAGTAAGTTAAAATAAGGAAAGgtgaaaaaaaaatacaaagaaatgaGCATCCCAGCATTAAAGAACTGGAGCGAATAGGGAATATTAATTTTTTAAGTAGAAGTAAATTGAAagattgttattttggtgatgCAGGCAGCTGTGCTGTGTAGAGATAGGATGTACTTGGTACTACAAGAAGAGCTAATGCTGGTGCGAACAACCGTAGACATGAGCAGCAGCGGCAGCTCTCGCCGGGGAAGACGAGAACGATTGGAAAGGCAGAGGGTTACGGAGGCATGGAAAAGAGTGCTGCGGCGATGTTTCCATAGGATAGACGAGATGGCTTCATTCACTTGCTGCGAGTGTGGTACAGGTACCCCATGCGGCTGCCCACCCAACACCTTGGGAATGGCGGGCTCCACCGCTGTGATGGCAGTCGTGACGGAGGAAACTATAATAGTAGCCAACTGTGGTGACTCACGCGCCGTCCTTAGCCGTGGTGGAAGGGCCATCCCTCTTTCTTTTGATCATAAGGTATAATATTACGTCTCATTTCATAGGACAGAATTTTAGTTGGAGAATTTTAATAAGTTTCAGCTTGCACATGATAGGAACGAAATTATTCTGAACCTAAAATGTCAGCATCAGAGCCACAGACTGTCAAACTAGGAAAAAAGAGGTAAAAAGGACTTCTAAGTCTTGTGAGAACACATTTTTTTGGTTAACAAAAAAAGTGTAATTAAAGAAGTTCGGGTCAAATTAAGAATAACAAAAGTTATGGGTAttattaaaattttcaaaaaccatactcactcaaattatttcaaattttcatttccctcttctttcttcttccttactttcttctttctctttaattttgttggtgtTCATGGTttggtttggatcggtttttacttaaaaagaaaccaaaccaagtaagtcagttttccaaatattagaaccaaaccaaattaagtcggtttttcctcgattcggtttatgtcggatTTTGTCGTttttttcggttttttcggttatttgtcggttttttcttaaatataagacatacactaccaaacacatattccggtaaccacattttcaacgtaacactatcaaatcaattgccctttgagaaatctattatttaccaagatatattgatgataatttaatcaaatagtgatgaataatttaaggactcaattaaaaatatattatttttaacacgaaatggatttttacacttaacaaaagaaatctaccaatcaaactagaatgtaaaggtaaagaactatactaaaagtgcaaactattaacatttaccataaattttttgaaactttgtataaaaattatacatatatataagtgtaataataaatttgaaatagctaatcctatagtcggtttggttcggtttttttctgaataaaaccaaaaccaaaccaaaccaaaaagtatcggtttttttggtcggtttggtttggttttcggtttggctcgatttttcgggtttttatgaacacccctagctGCAGGTAGTTAGGTAgttcaggtatgtcatcttcttcttcttcattttctacttggtctttttcttcttttcctcttcatctcataattttatcttcttcttctttttcattttatctttggtttaaaatatacaaaaaaaaaagaagagaaaaatatgaaattttgcaaaGTGAGTATTTTGACAAAATACCCTCTAGAAATTTTAAGACATCCCCATAAATGAGTATTTTGTTGAAACATCCGGGGATGTTCGAAACATCTCCCCGTAACATATCCCGGGTTGTTTGAAACATCCATCGGGATGTTTGAAACATCTCCCGGGATATTTGAAACATCTCCCGGGTTGTTTGAACATCCATCAGGATGTTTGAAACAACCCCGCGACTTTTGAAACATCTCTCGTGATTTTTGAAATATCCATCGGGATAAATGAAACACCTCCCGTGAAGTTTGAATCATCCCCGGGATGTTTGAAACGTACATCGGGGTGGAGTAGGAGGGGATGTTTTTGTAAGTAAAAAACTTTGGGGTTTTTAAAAATTATGTCATTAACTCTAATAACAAAAGTGTCCCTTCTACCCCATTCTTAATACTTTTgtcttaaaaatatatataagttTTGAAGTGTCTTAAAAATTTAAATCCCCCGTCAAACTACATGAAACTTTAATTTTATACGCTTTTAAATTGTACTTCATTGAAGTTTCCAATTAAGAATTTATTAAATATTCTCTAAAAtgttttttataataatataaacGAGAAAGAAGCTCCCTTGATTTAAACATAATGGGCTGAACCCTTCAAGATGTTTCCTACTGAACTTATTTTACCATTAAAATTATGAGTCCACAATATTTATTGAGATTTTAGTAACATACATATCTATCTTCTGGGTAAAAATTTATGGGCGCCTTCCGGCTCATAATATCACATTTGAGTCGTGATTTTCTTTACATGGCACTTTATTTACAACTTCCCCCCTTGGTATTACCATATATACGTTAATTGAGTTTACTTCCACTTATTGAGGTTACTGCTAATGCATCTAAAAATGAATTTCTGTCACACTTAACCCATTAGGTTAATACCCATCTTGTATTCATTCAAATTAAAGAGAATACGATTATAAGTAGACTGCTACACTATATTTTGTTAATATTCTTCTCTTCAGTTAACATCTCATTTCTTCCTTCTTTCCACTTTTTGGACATAGCAAACAACTAGTATTATTTCCACTCCTTTCATCTATATGGTGGCTCACCTTTTTTTATGTGCGTTGAGAAAACTATGATTTTACTGCACTCTCATAAGAATGAAATAGAAACACTCTTTTActgtcctttcttccttttgcaGACTTCTTTCTCCCTGAATAACGCTCATATATCACATTTTATTAATGCACACACATAGGATACAGTTGTTCAAAACTTAAGCTTACAACTCATATTCATGGTCCTCTTAAGTTCTCATAAATCAAGCCAATTATTTTTAGCTTCAGTATTAGTCTGTTAGACATAGAGAACATTTTATAATACCATGTATAAAATGATTATCCTCATTAAAACTAACTTGACTTTCTGTTGCAGCCAGACAGACAAAACGAGCGTGCTAGAATAGAGTCATGTGGAGGCCGAGTTCTTTTTGCAGATTGTCCACGAGTTCAAGGAATTCTCGCCATGTCTAGGGCAATAGGTAACTTGTTTTTCCATTCGCAGTAACCTGTTTCTCTATGTAATGACATTAGTGCAGTTGTCAATTTCCATACAATCAGTCTAAGGAAATTGGCGTAAAAACTGTAGCTTTATTTTTTCCCCCTTAAATTTCAAGGGTTGGAATGCAGATTGCCTCTAGTATTGGCAGGCAGTATTCCTTCTTCAGATAGCAATATTTACTCCTCAATAGGAACAACCGCAACCCTATGATGAGTAGCAGTTGAGCTAAGAAAAGCCTTAACTGGTTTCTAACCTACAATTAAGGGCACTTATCTTGTGTCAggcctcaaaaaaaaaaaaa
This sequence is a window from Nicotiana sylvestris chromosome 3, ASM39365v2, whole genome shotgun sequence. Protein-coding genes within it:
- the LOC104227463 gene encoding probable protein phosphatase 2C 75, which codes for MADPDSSASGEPSNAPVPVVGAISISGRQRSMEDAISVRPNLCSPNLSRGRPIDFFAVYDGHGGPHAAVLCRDRMYLVLQEELMLVRTTVDMSSSGSSRRGRRERLERQRVTEAWKRVLRRCFHRIDEMASFTCCECGTGTPCGCPPNTLGMAGSTAVMAVVTEETIIVANCGDSRAVLSRGGRAIPLSFDHKPDRQNERARIESCGGRVLFADCPRVQGILAMSRAIGDKYLKPYVTSEPEITFTKREAEDECLILASDGLWDVISTEMACEVARECLREENPTGNHSFRPWVEGDGEGAIFSSQSASAAALLTRLALGRNSYDNISVIVVDLKRNYAGR